The Actinomycetota bacterium sequence GTCACCAAGGACGACATCGAGCTCGAAGGCGCGGGCGCGCACAAGACCACCCTGCTCCCGCCGGCCGCGGCGACACCGAACCCGTGCGTGCAGGACGACGGCACGATCTTCGGTGGCGTGTGCGTGGGCTTCTCCCAGAACGCGATCCGGGGCTTCAAGCTCCAGGACATGACCATCGAGGGTTTCGCGAACGGTGCCTTTCTGGTGAACACCAAGGACGCCGAGGTCAAGCGCATGGTGTTCGCGAACAACGAGGTGTACGGGAGCTTCTACAACAGCTCCACCGGCGGTGACTTCCACGACAACGTGGCATACGGCAGCGAGGAGGCCGGGCTCTACTTCGGCGACGCGCCAAACGCAGACGTGAGCGTGAAGGACAACGAGGTCTACGACAACGGCAACGGCATGTTGCTGCGTGACGCCTCGAACGGCAGGGTCGAAGACAACGACGCGCACGACAACTGCATCGGCGTTCTGGTGGTGAATACCGGCGAGCCCGGCGACGCCAGTCGCTGGAGGCTCGAGGACAATAAGGTCGTGCACAACGACAGGGCGTGTCCCGCAAGCGACGAGGCTCCTCCCACCTCTGGGCTCGGCATCGGGCTCGTGGGCGCGACCGAGGTCGTCGTCGACGACAACGTCGTGAACGACAACGTGGCCTCCGGCCCCTCGCCGTTGGCGTGGGGGGGGGTCGCGGTGGTGTCGTCGATCCCCTTCGGCGGCTCACCCGCGTCGGACAACCGCATCACCGACAACCGTCTCCACGGGAACGAGCCCTTCGACCTCAGCGACGACGGTGCGGGCACGGGCAACCGCTTCGACGGGAACCGCTGCGACACGTCGAGCCCGGCGGGCCTCTGCGACCACCGGAGCGGTGACCACCACGAGGGTGACGACCACGACGGTGACGGCCACGACGGCCGCGTCTGACCGGTGATCGACGGGGAGGCCGCCCGGGCCCGCCTGGGCCGGCTCGGCCTCCCCGCACCGCTCACCGAGCTGGCCGCTCGATCGTGGGACGCGATCGTGGTCGGCGGCGGGCACAACGGCCTCACCGCCGCCGCCTACCTGGCGCGTGCGGGCCATCGCGTCCTCGTGCTCGAGCGACGTGAGCAGATCGGGGGGGCGTGCACCCTCGAGCAGCCGTTCGCCGACCCCGACTGGCTGGTCAGCCCGTGCGCCTACCTCGTCGGCCTGCTCCATCCGCTCGTCGTCCACGAGCTCGATCTCGCCCGCCACGGCTACCGCGTGCAACGCGCCGACCCGCACCTCTGGTGCCCGTTCGAAGACGGCACGTCGATCGCGTTGTGGGACGACCGCGAGCGCTCGGCTGCGGCGGTGGCGGCGCTGTCGCCCGCCGACGTGGACGGCTACCTCGCCTATTCCGATTTGTTCACGCGCATCCGTCGGGCGCTGCGCGATCGGCAGCCCGAACGCGACACATGGCTCGGCGACGCTCCGGCGCGCGACGAGATCGAGGCGCGGCTCGGCCACGACCGAGAGGCGATCGACGCGCTGTTCCACGCCTCGATCGCCGACGTCGTCGAGCACCACGTCCGCGACGAACGGCTGCGCACCGCCCTGCACGGCCAGGGCATCATCGGCACCTGTGCCGGCCCGCGCGACGCGGGCACCGCCGGCATCCACGCCCACCACTCCCTCGGGATCCTCGACGGCATGGAGGGTGGATGGGGCTTCGTCGACGGGGGCATGGGGCGCGTGTCCTTCGCCCTCGCCGATGCTGCGCGCGAGGCCGGCGCGCTCATCGCGACCGGCGTCCCGGTCGCCGCCATCGTCCCCGGTGAGGGCGTGGCCCTCGAGGGCGGCGAGCGGCTCCGCGCCGCCGCGGTGATCTCGAACGCCGACCCCAAGCGCACCCTGGCCCTGTGCATGGCCTCAGCGGCCGGGAGCGGGGGCATGGCCTCAGCGGCCGGGAGCGGGGGCATGGCCTCAGCGGCCGGGAGCGGGGGCATGGCCTCAGCGGCCGGGAGCGGGGGCATGGCCTCAGCGGCCGGGAGCGACGGCGTGCCCGACGAGTTCCGAGCCCGCGTCGACGCCTGGCGCACCGACAGTCCGGTGCTCAAGGTCAATTGCGGCTTGAGCCGCCTTCCCCGCTTCACCGCCCGCTCCGACGACGCGGTCCCCCACCGAGCCATGGTGACCATCAGCACGAGCGTCGACGACACCCAGGCCGCGTGTGAGGCGAGCAGGCAGGGCCAGCCCGCGCCCGCGTGGTGCGAGCTCTACTTCCAGAGCGCGTACGACTCGAGCATCGCCCCCGCGGGCAAGCACACCATGAGCGTCTTCGCCCAGTACGTGCCGTACACGCTCGCCGACGGCAGCTGGGACGATCGGCGGGAGGAGATCGGCGACCGCGTGCTCGCCACCATTGCCCGCTTCGCTCCCGACGTCGCCGATGTCGTCGAGGCGCGCGAGGTGCTCGGGCCGCCCGACATCGAGGCGCGCATCGGGCTGACGGGAGGCCACATCTTCCAGGGCGACTGCCTCCCGGACCAGATGTGGGCGCATCGGTTCCCGCCCCGCACGCCGGTGCCGGGGCTCTATCTCTGCGGTGCCGCGACGCATCCCGGCGGCAGCGTGATCGCCGCCAACGGGCGCAACGCGGCAATGGCGGTGCTGGCCGACCTCGCCGCCGCCCGACGCTGAGCGCCGGCGTCAGGCGTTGGCGCGCAGGATCACGACACACGCGTTCGCACCGCGTCCCACGGTGTGAGCCAGCGCGACGCGGGCCCCGTCGACCTGCCGGCGGCCGGCGCGACCGCGGAGCTGGAGGACCAGCTCGACGACCTGGCCGAGCGCAGACGCGCCGAGCGGCTCACCCTTGGAGAGCAGGCCTCCGCTCGGGTTCACGGGCAGCCGGCCCGTCATCGCGGGGGTGCCCGCGTCGAGAAAGCGCGCCGCGTCACCCGGCGCGCACAGCCCGAGCTCCTCGTAGGAGAGCAGCTCACGCGCCGCGTCGGTGTCCTGGCACTCGACCACGTCGAGATCGCCGGGCTCGATTCCCGCCTCGGCGAACGCGGCCTGGGCGGCGAGCCCGGTCGGAGACGGGAAGCTGTCGTCGACGAGGCCGGCCATCGGTGTCGCCTCCCCGAGCACGCTCCCCGGGAGATGGGAGCGCAGTGCCGCGGCTTCGACGGTGACGCCGGGCCTGGAGCTCGCGCGCCTCAGCACGACCGCGGCCGCGCCTTCGTCGGGCGAGCACAGCATCCACAGTCGGAGCGGCTCGCACACGACGCGAGAGGCCAGCACGTCATGCGCGCCGACGGCCGACCGAAAGAGGGCGTCGGGATTGTGGACCCCGTTGTGGCGGTTCTTCACCACCACCTCCGCCAGGTGGTCGACCGTTACGCCCGAGTCCCGCATCAGCCGCTGGGCGCGGAGGGCGAAGTAGGCGGGTGTGGCCGCCAGGCCCGCCTCCTCGCGCCAGGGCTCGAAGAACGACGAGCGGATGATGCCCTTCGGCATCTTCTCCATCCCGAACACGAGCACCGTGTCGTACTGGCCCGACCGGATCGCGCCCGCGCCGAGCATGAGCGCGGCACCACCACTCGCGCAGCCGGCTTCCACGTCGACGATGGGCATGCCCGTCAGGCCCAACGCCCCCAGCACCTTGTGGCCGGCCGCGACTCCCGAGTACGCGGTGCCGCAGAACGCAGCCTGGAACTCCCCGCGACCGACGTTCGCCTCCCGCAACGCGGCCCGCACCGCGATGACGCCCAGGTCGGTGACCGTCGCCCCCGCGAAGCGACCGAACGGATGGAGCCCGATGCCGGCGACCTCGACGGCCGGGCTCACGGCCGGTCACCGACGGGCGCGAACGCATAGGTGACGACGGACCGGCCTTCGTCGTCGACGTGCAAGGGTGCGATCACCAGGCGCATCGCCTGGCCCCGCTCGAGCCGGTCGGGCGCGGGCTCGGTGAGGCGGGTGACGACCCGGAGGCCCTCGGGCAGCTCGACGATGCCGAACCCGAAGGGCACCTCACCGCGATACCCGGGCGGCG is a genomic window containing:
- a CDS encoding thiolase family protein; its protein translation is MSPAVEVAGIGLHPFGRFAGATVTDLGVIAVRAALREANVGRGEFQAAFCGTAYSGVAAGHKVLGALGLTGMPIVDVEAGCASGGAALMLGAGAIRSGQYDTVLVFGMEKMPKGIIRSSFFEPWREEAGLAATPAYFALRAQRLMRDSGVTVDHLAEVVVKNRHNGVHNPDALFRSAVGAHDVLASRVVCEPLRLWMLCSPDEGAAAVVLRRASSRPGVTVEAAALRSHLPGSVLGEATPMAGLVDDSFPSPTGLAAQAAFAEAGIEPGDLDVVECQDTDAARELLSYEELGLCAPGDAARFLDAGTPAMTGRLPVNPSGGLLSKGEPLGASALGQVVELVLQLRGRAGRRQVDGARVALAHTVGRGANACVVILRANA
- a CDS encoding DUF1565 domain-containing protein, with protein sequence MRRPFSTRRAAAMLAVGMATAIVGAGAPAWADRTTHTVHPGESIQAAIDAAQPGDKIQIRAGTYHENVYVTKDDIELEGAGAHKTTLLPPAAATPNPCVQDDGTIFGGVCVGFSQNAIRGFKLQDMTIEGFANGAFLVNTKDAEVKRMVFANNEVYGSFYNSSTGGDFHDNVAYGSEEAGLYFGDAPNADVSVKDNEVYDNGNGMLLRDASNGRVEDNDAHDNCIGVLVVNTGEPGDASRWRLEDNKVVHNDRACPASDEAPPTSGLGIGLVGATEVVVDDNVVNDNVASGPSPLAWGGVAVVSSIPFGGSPASDNRITDNRLHGNEPFDLSDDGAGTGNRFDGNRCDTSSPAGLCDHRSGDHHEGDDHDGDGHDGRV